From the genome of Lotus japonicus ecotype B-129 chromosome 6, LjGifu_v1.2, one region includes:
- the LOC130721861 gene encoding uncharacterized protein LOC130721861, translating into MVAGRNDEAIAEALAMLAGAIGQGQQANLGNHNQDEFRALGKFQRNNPPTFEGAYDPDKAQAWLKAIEKIFRVMNCTDAQKVQFGTHMLEKEAEDWWDNTVQRFEGDGMEITWDLFKGAFLEKYYPEDVRGKKEIEFLELKQGNGTVAEYATKFEELIKFCPHYNTAEAERSKCNKFVNGLRPEIKNAVGYQQIIRFSDLVNRSRIYDEDSRESAAHYKSLKEKKEKGQFRGKPYGNPADKGKQEAGHDKKPSGGGAPNPVRCYKCGVEGHRSPECPNSEAT; encoded by the coding sequence ATGGTTGCCGGAAGGAATGATGAAGCTATCGCTGAGGCATTGGCAATGTTGGCTGGCGCCATTGGGCAAGGTCAGCAAGCGAACCTTGGGAACCATAATCAGGATGAATTCCGTGCTTTGGGAAAGTTTCAGAGGAACAATCCGCCAACCTTTGAAGGAGCATACGACCCTGACAAAGCACAGGCATGGCTGAAAgcaattgagaagatctttcgaGTCATGAATTGTACTGACGCGCAGAAGGTGCAGTTTGGCACCCATATGCTTgagaaagaagctgaagattggtGGGACAACACTGTTCAGAGGTTTGAAGGTGATGGGATGGAGATTACTTGGGATCTTTTCAAGGGTGcatttctggagaagtactATCCAGAAGATGTGCGtggaaagaaggaaattgagTTTCTTGAACTGAAGCAGGGTAATGGAACCGTGGCGGagtatgctacaaagtttgaGGAATTGATTAAGTTTTGTCCCCACTACAATACTGCCGAAGCTGAGAGATCTAAGTGTAACAagtttgtgaatggtttgagacCTGAGATCAAGAATGCTGTGGGATATCAACAGATTATCCGATTTTCTGACCTGGTTAACAGGAGTAGGATATATGATGAGGATAGCAGGGAAAGTGCTGCTCACTACAAGtctttgaaagagaagaaagaaaaggggcaATTCAGAGGGAAACCGTATGGGAATCCTGCTGATAAGGGTAAACAAGAAGCTGGTCATGACAAGAAGCCGAGTGGGGGAGGAGCTCCTAATCCGGTTAGGTGCTACAAGTGTGGTGTTGAAGGACATCGTTCTCCTGAATGTCCCAATTCAGAAGCAACATGA